From one Prochlorococcus marinus str. MIT 0912 genomic stretch:
- the gloB gene encoding hydroxyacylglutathione hydrolase, which translates to MLEKKSEFTIYPITVLQDNIVWVWVHNCNAVVVDPSISEPVEKWLLEKNLSLKAILQTHHHDDHIGGTQKLIKRWPQAKVVASKKELKRIPFQTFSVGDNDVFHLMDSEIKVIEVNGHTINHIAFYISKEATKYNILFPGDTLFSGGCGRLLEGTPTQMFESLCKLNSLPKSTKIYPAHEYTENNLKWALTLEPTNLSIIERLKLIQNKLQKGMTSLPSTLSEERKTNLFLRAENIDKFTMLRRHKDSWKC; encoded by the coding sequence AGAAAAAAAGCGAATTCACTATTTACCCAATTACTGTCTTACAGGACAATATCGTATGGGTATGGGTCCACAATTGCAATGCAGTAGTAGTAGATCCCTCCATATCGGAGCCAGTAGAAAAATGGCTTTTAGAAAAAAATCTATCCTTAAAAGCTATCCTTCAAACTCATCATCATGATGACCATATTGGTGGAACACAAAAGTTAATCAAAAGATGGCCTCAAGCAAAGGTAGTTGCATCAAAAAAAGAACTAAAAAGAATCCCTTTTCAAACATTCTCAGTTGGAGATAATGATGTTTTCCATTTAATGGATAGTGAAATTAAAGTTATAGAAGTCAACGGTCACACCATTAATCATATAGCTTTTTACATATCAAAAGAAGCTACTAAATATAATATATTGTTCCCTGGAGACACATTATTTAGTGGAGGTTGTGGTCGACTCCTAGAAGGTACTCCAACTCAGATGTTTGAAAGTTTATGTAAACTTAATTCCCTTCCAAAAAGCACTAAAATATACCCAGCACATGAGTATACAGAAAACAACTTAAAATGGGCCTTAACATTAGAGCCAACAAATCTTTCTATTATTGAAAGATTAAAGCTTATTCAAAATAAACTTCAGAAGGGAATGACTAGTCTCCCATCAACACTTTCAGAAGAAAGAAAAACAAATTTATTTTTAAGAGCAGAAAATATCGATAAATTTACAATGCTAAGAAGACACAAAGATAGCTGGAAATGTTAA
- a CDS encoding RidA family protein, with the protein MKSTAIEPIETKAAPKPVGPYNQAVLVENFLYCSGQIALDPSTGEMIGNGNIEEETRQVLKNLMAVIKAAGGKSSNVIRTTIYLTDLNDFAKVNLIYAETFSQTVSPARACVEVSNLPKGGKIEIDCIAWLGNKE; encoded by the coding sequence ATGAAAAGTACAGCGATAGAACCAATCGAAACAAAAGCTGCACCCAAACCCGTTGGACCTTACAACCAAGCTGTTTTGGTAGAGAACTTTTTGTATTGCTCAGGACAAATTGCTTTAGACCCCTCAACTGGTGAAATGATCGGGAATGGAAATATAGAAGAAGAAACCAGACAAGTTCTAAAAAATTTGATGGCTGTAATCAAAGCAGCTGGAGGAAAAAGTTCAAACGTTATTAGAACAACTATTTATTTGACTGATTTAAATGATTTCGCAAAAGTAAATTTAATTTATGCAGAAACTTTTAGCCAAACAGTAAGTCCCGCAAGAGCATGCGTTGAAGTATCAAATCTTCCCAAAGGTGGAAAAATTGAAATAGATTGCATTGCTTGGTTAGGAAACAAAGAGTAA